The stretch of DNA CAATTATTGAATCGAAACCCGAAGTTCATCATCTACCTCGATCAAACCCTATTCTTGACGCAACTGATCTAAGCGATACAACAGAAAGTGAAGCCGAAAAACATGCATGTATGTAATAAAATCTATATTGATGACACCATTTAAGGAATTGAagagttattatatgtacaattttCGAAAGCTGACACAGTTGAATGCTTAACAAATGAAACATTCTGACTTTGTATTTAATTGTCTCTAATATTATGTTTACAGTGAAATCAAGCGTTCGAAGTAATATAGTATGTACTTCACTGCACGAAGGTCGTCAAATAAGCAAGGCTATATTTCCTATTCATATCGATCAATTATTCACTTTGCTGTTTACAAATTCAAAGTTTTTCTTAGATTTTCAAACTGCTCGCAAAAGTACCGGTAAGATACAGTACATAAGATaggtaattattattgaaatattatattaccCAATATTTCTGTTATTAAGATTTAGTACAGTCAGCATGGACGCAAAATGAGCAAACCGGTCAGAAAGTTAGAACATTGTCATTTACAATGGCACTTTCTCAAGCTATTGGACCAAGGAGTTGTCATATTTCAGAAACTCAGGTAATTCTTTTTAAGTTCATTAAATAtgtatcaatatttatttagtatatCTTTATTCTAATGTAATTTATCAACTGTCCAAAGaattgtttaatatatttttagataATGTTACCATGTAGCAGGCCAGGTCATTTGTATAGTATCGACGTAGAAAGTGTAAACGCTGGAATTCCATACGCAGACTCTTTTTCTGTATTCGTTCATTACTGTATGAACAGCATTACTGAAAATGAAACGAGTATCTCAGTTTACGCTCAAATAAAGTACAAAAAAAGTGTATGGGGTTTTGTGAAAGGTAAATATACATGAAATAcaattaatgataaaaaaaaataattaaatactttaaataataaaacacaGGTGTTATTGAGAAAAACTGCTGGGCTGGATTAGAAGAATATTTTACGAGTTTGATAAAAGCATTAACTATAGAATGTGAAGAAAATAGCGGAACTGGAGGAGTAAAAAGGAAAGCAAGGAGAAGACGTCGTGCTACAGGTCCCGGGATCGTTTTACAAACTCATTCTGCTGATCTTACGTCTCCCAGCTTACAGAGCTCTCTGAATTTGCCACATATTAATGATAATACTGGTATGAAATGAATGGTACAACATTCCGCTATAACATGTACTTTACATCGATATAAgaatatcaataatttatatattttttatatctagTTTCCGGTGCTCGAGGTGATTCTAACATGATAATTAGTTCGATGCTTCTAATTGCGGTATTATGCTTAATGGTGATCAATGGTCTTCTATACTATAAACTATGGGGTTTAGAAGAAGCTGCAGCCTATACAATTATGGACTTACATGTACTAAAGTACGTATTAGACATACCGCAAATCTGGATTCCCAGGTTTCCGGTCCTCTCCGGAAAGACCGGTAGGCGGTCTTCGAAGTTTACTTCGCTCGATGCTATACACATATTTAAcgtgtaatataatatatatttataactTGTTACAAATTGTTTGATTTGTCAGGAATACTCCAAAGACTGAAGAAGATTGGATTCATTTGTTACAACAACAAGAAAGCTTGCATAATGTAGAGATGAGAAAATGGCAAAGAGTACTTCATACTGCTGCACAGTTACTTAGACAAGTAAAACATTtagtttaatatttatattatgttgTATTTAATCGTATGAATTAATCAAATTCTTTCATTGTACTTAAAGACAGAAGAATCATTAACGGAATTACAAATGAGTATTCACCCGACTGCAACGGAAAAAATGTTTTCAGTGTTGAAACCAAGTCTCAAGAGTTTTAATTCGCATACAGAGCAGCGAAGTCATTCGgaaatgtaaaatgaaaaatatgtaaaatatcTTGGTTAAAAATAACGTGAGTATtaacaggaaatattattgaaaatcattattaatacAACTTAAGTGTACTTAATGACACCAATGTTATATATAATTGTTGTACTTGCATATAACGTAATTAGGTAAACAAGTACGCTGTGATGATGATTGCTGATTACTTCAAATGCGCAACAATACGcatgtaaattatttatgatcTACAGAAAAtgtgatttaaatttattcatttatattgtTTGAGTATTTGTagaatattatatatatataaaagttTTTCGTATAAAATGTTAAGTTAAATTAagttacatttttaatatattctttGTATATAAATACACACACCCAAATATATATAAgtatgaatattaataatatacataatatttatatttataatgtttatGTGTGTGGATAGAAGATGTATATTAGCACAATGTAAagcagaaaaataaataatttttagaacaACAGCCctttattttacttcattGGGCAGTTAAAAgtataaattgaattttttgtaattatgaACCGATGTTAGGGtatataaaaacaaataatacctatatatttatgaaatttttgtaattaagtaatcatacattttacattttatttgtcttctGGCTTGTTAAATACAAGCGTGTAACCACATTTACCACAGTAATGTCGGTCTTCCATTGCAGCCATAAAAACTCCTGCACCACACTGTTCCATTGGGCATTCTCTTCTCAatcgatgaatttttccattttcatcCACCTGTACAATTCCCAATTTTTATGTAAGAAAATAATCTATAACTTTATCCTACttacatattaaaaaatatttacatactttataaaatttgaGTACAGCAAGCTtaaccttcttcttcttgtgtttaatttttttcggAGTCGAGTAATTCTTCTTCTTACGTTTCTTAGCTCCTCCTCTTAAACGTAACACCAAATGCAACGTAGATTCTTTTTGAATGTTGTAATCTGACAGAGTTCTACCATCTTCCAATTGTTTGCCAGCAAAAATTAATCTTTGTTGATCAGGTGGAATGCCtaaaatgtaaatgaaaatgttatttaCAAACTTTCCATAAAACaactaatattttattatattattaccTTCTTTATCTTGAATTTTTGCTTTCACATTTTCGATAGTGTCCGATGCCTCAACCTCGAGGGTGATGGTCTTCCCAGTAAGAGTCTTCACAAATATCTGCATGGTGAAATCGAGGTAACtgtaaaaaataaacagttcccatattttttacaatcttaaatatttataataaaaaaaactgtcttataatttataaaattttcacgaAGAATTTAAGGAAATAACTAAAACAGCAATTTGTATTCAagcttattttcttttttattacagaCGCTTCTTGTAAACATGTAAATTAATCATACAATAATGATCATTTATACAAGTAATACAGCATTAATGCAACCATCATTTTCAGGGTTGTTTGTAACTTGAGCATATTTTCCCCAAACTACTTTTCCAGACTGTGTTACAAGACCTAATTCCGAAATATTTACTTCAATGATTGTTCCTTTAGTAATAACACCTAAACTCGTATACATTGATGAGCTTGGATTCTTTTTAACTCCAATAATTGGTAAACAGAAGGTGGCCTTTAATTCAGGGTGAGTTACGTGCGCCTTTTTAAAACGCAATGCCATAGGTCTAATAAACCTTTCAAACTTTGGTGGTTTTCTTGTGAAGTTTTCACCGACAAACGTTACTTTTGTTACCATTCGTTTCCAAGATTTACGTCTAGACTTTCCGGTTCTcattattttgaatacttcTGATTCTGATTGCGTTTTAACTTTTGGTATCGGTACATCCCATTTGccaactttttcttttcgtttttgttttatcatATTGGATAAAACTTTTGCATCCTTCTTAACGTCACGATCCAATAGATATACAGGTAACGCTCCGTTAGGTACATCGTTCGacttttcttttactttcttttCCATGTGAgacttaattttctttttcatttgtaTCTTTTCATTTCGTCTCTCTTTGTTAAAGATCTTTGCTTTGATACCACGCAAAGTACGAGCGCGCTCTGCTCGTTTGTGAGGCTCACGAgcctctctttttcttttcctttcttcataATCCAACCGTCTTCCATACAGTTTACGGTGTCTTTCAATGTATTCGTTTTGTGGCATGATGATTGTTGTTACACCTTCAGTTGCAAATtatctataaaataaattactttggtttgaaaattctgaaaatgaaaagtttcaattctaatacattttatatatgtTACTACAAATTTACCATACCAATACATAGTATATATAATTATACCtacctatatatatatacctaTAACTTGCTGTTTTACATTTAAATACATTAAATTGTTCACGAATTGTGCACGTGTAAATGTAAACTAAACTTCTGCTTGCATATTTCACAGCATTgtgaaattcaaataaatgGTAACAATACAATCAATATTGTTCACTTTGcttctattaaaaatattacctttttaaaaatttgtaatatttaatacacagtttcattatacataaaaatattgatacattaaattggtttttattaattataaggTGTATCAATCACATTTATTGCAACGTGCCATGTGTTCAATCGGAATGTACTTTGAAAGTAAGTAAGATAGAACAACTATAAATGCACTGACTCTTTTGAAtgcatttataaaaattgtaaatacaAACAATATAAATGGAACGCTTAAacaattcttatttttcaataattttcaagatttattGCAAAACTTACCTTCAACTACGCCATGCACATAAGGAAAGAAATTGATAGTGAGGATACTCTGAATTGGAGAAATAATTAACGCCATCTGGTgttatacaaatttaattcatttataaatatactaaataattttataatctaCATTATCCATAATTAAAgagtatttaattttattcaactgAAAATAAAACCTTTACATATTTATGCTAATAATCATAAATCTTCAATATATTTGAACATATAGAAACACGGCTTTATATTAATTCTTCGCATCAATATCACCGAACATTTGACAATTCTTACGTCATGgcagtgactatagatagtaGTCACTGGTCATggtttaaaaaagaaagtagcGAGTAATTGAAGAATAAATAGTTTATGATTAagcaatttattattgttaaattcataattgaaaatcaaaatataaaatgagaaaaaattGGAGTAAGGAAAAGATACACTTATGTAAATGGTATAGAATAgtatttattgtaattttacaTTCATATTCAGCTTCAGTGATATAAGATTAATAAAACAATAGGATTACAAATGTGTACAAAtactatattttattatttttacattatatattaTGTAGAGAAAGATATTTCATACAATTATTAGatgtactttattaaaatcaattcGTACTGTTTCATTTATCACATAGCTAATTTTATTGAATGCaatataaatttcaagaaaatggtataaattagttaaaaaacaaaacatcataacaattttttaatatatttaaaattttcttgtGAAAAAGCAatcaatgaatttttatattacaaaattaataacaaatgTGTCTACATATTtgtttatattcttttttcataCCTGAACTTTTACACCAAGCTCAGCAAATAAAAATGCTGTTAATACTTGGATTATTGTTTGTTGTAATTGTGTATCATTTCCTATATCATATATAAAGTCACGAATTGTTGTGGGTTTTGATTTTACAAGTTGCATTATTAACTTTGCCAGTTTCTCCCTTTGTTCTGAAGTGGTTTCATAAAGAAGAATATGAGGAACCGATTTTAACTTTCCTTGTGACATAAAACCTAATGCACAACTGCTGATCATACCACCTAAAAATTTGTGCAAGACATGACAAagagaataaattaaatattaaattgaattatttaataattaccaACTGCAAATCCTACTGGTCCACCAAGAATACCAGATGTAATTGTTATCGCTCCAACCATAGTTCCATATCTTATTGAGGTATTAACAGAAGCCCGCATACGTTTAACAGACtgaagttttgaaatttcttcaatCACAGAGTTTGTTGACATCATAGTTGCTGAATTATATGAACAATATATAACTTAAACAATTGACTGTAAAATCTTAGACTAATCTCTTATTAGCAACcctatttatatgtatattcccTTTAATTTTGGATTGAGTCCTGCTGGTCCTGCTAAAATGCAGTCCAATACAACAGTTTCTAAGGGTATTTACAGAGAAAAGACACTCTTCACAACTGATTCGACCATGTAAATTCGAAGGGAAATAAATAACCAGTTAATAGTTATAACCACTGATCCAACtgtatatacaaaatattttcattttctattgcGTATGACACTTAACACGATACAGTTTATGTTAAATTTctattacatatgtatttatatagcTTAAAAACGATAAACTTATTTCTTATAACGCAATAATCAAGTTTGACAATTCATTTTGCTCGTATGTCGTCTGACGCCCGGATTGTCCTTTGACCATACATGCATGCATACTACCAATCATTGTTAAAATCATCATGTTTTTCCTCTGGGATTACCCGATGTGCATGCTCTTGAAATTTGACGGTTAGTCGGTGAAAAGACAATCGCATTTACACCGTGCGTTATCGAAAGCGTATTGGttaacaattaatttattatatcttcAATTGTTTAACGACGCTTAAAAGTATTTATGACGGAAAATGAATTACACGAGAACATGGATCCCTACGAGGTAACATATTTCCAATTATTTTTACACAGtttctaaatataaaattattaacagtATAGGGTTAGGTTGATTATAATTGTTATATCacataattattttgtatgtTTAATAGAATCCTGATCTTCTACCGTTGgaggaattaaaattaaaaatcaaaaccGAAGGAATCGTTGGACACGTTAACGCTTTGGTATGTTTATAAAAAGCAGTACACATCTGAAGATGcgtatattttaattacgtttaaaactttgaaacatattttcttttttactaaTTTTTTAGAACAAAAGATGGGCAAGTGATCGTTATTTCTTGCATTATGAGGCTCCTGCTATATACGACGATGATGGAACTGAAATTATGGGGGCAAAAGAACACTGGATGAATATTgtcaattatattattaatgattTAAAATGGTTACTTAGTCTTCCTTATTATAGGTAAATataattagtaaattaataaGGTAGTAATTTATTACAAGTGTATACTTTCCTGTGTCATGTTTCATATTTCGTTTTTATTTAGATTCTGGTCAAACATTTTATTCAATACGTCAATCATAGATGTATTGGTATCTTTTTTACAAGAAGCTCCACCATTTTATGCTTTAGAAAGTTTTCCAAATTGTCCTGAAATGTTAAAACTCTTAGAGGCACTCCACCGTTATGTTCTTATGGTTTTCACAAGACTTGTAACAAACAAGGAGAGCGAAGAAGAACATATGAGCCGTCCATTTCTTGGAAATTTATTGTATGAGAACTACATATTTACGGTACCAATTATCTTAGATCTCTGTCAACTTTACGGACgagaaaacgaaaaaataatcgggaaacttttaaattgtttatttacaTTAGAACCACGATACAATATTGATCTTCAAGGAGCTGTTCCTTGTTTCATAGAGGTGACATATTAATATATACAgactaattaatattatataaaagtaGAACTAAACATGAGTATTGTTAGTTTAGGCTCTTGAAAATGTTGAAAGGAAGTTTGATAATTATTCCACTGGATATACCAATGAAGCAGTTTCATTGTCAGAAAGATACAGACCTACTCCAAAACTTACACTATGTAATTTAGAAGATATGACGTTATATGTGCTAGATATATCATCaacaatcagtatatttttaaaaaatcatccTCCTGCAGTGAGTATATTTCACACAGAGGATTTTATGAATAAGTAAGTGCTTAAATTTATACTGTTGTTTGTTTccaaaaacttttttattcatatctTATCATTTAACAATAATTAGAATCGTTTCAATATATGGGAATACAATACCTGAAATGTATAAAACGTTAGACAAACTTGCATATAATGAAGAGAACATGCCGAAATACATGGAATTGAAACATCGTTTGGATGTAACAAGGATCGAACTTCTAAACCTTTACCGCGTTATTATATACGAGCCTGTATTGAATACCCATGAAAATTTGTAAGTTAAAAGATGTAAAAGTTTATTAtgtgttttaattaatataaagtttacgaacataattaaaattatgcaTAGAAACACAATTTCGGAAGCAGAGATAAAAGAACGAATGGATGACTATATCAACCTTTTAGCCaatgccagttctgaaaaagAATTCATTACAGATTACGATCGATTTTATCCCGTTCAACAAGATTTAAtgatgttattaaatatttgtcCTGAATTGTATCCTTTTCTGATACGATATATTTAAAACGATTATGAGCATACATTCTTTTTAATACTTAACAAATATTCAGTGATAAAATAAAGTATGACTATGTATTACAATCGGTGAACGTAGTTACTGGCAAATCAAGTACTTCACCTGTTACTTTATCTAATAATGTCAATGTAAGTTAAcgaaaaaaatacaaatcaATATCATTTCCATATGATTTTTACATATTTGTCTTTTATAGGAAGCAGTTGCTGGACCTAGTGGTGTTACAAGGCAAGCAATCACATCCAATAATACAAACTCatcaaataagaaaaaaatgtctaTAAAAGAGGATTCTGTTAAATTAGTATCTCTTATCTCGGAAGTTAAGGATATTTTATGCAATCTAGATGAACGTTTTATTGAGGTAACGATTTCgatactttaataaataataaagaagtGGATTGCAAGAACATGTTTAACATTTTACAGTTGTGTTTGGATCATTACGATTATAATGCTGCATCTGTGATAAATGCTGTATTAGAAGAAACATTACCACCTGAGTTGCAGAAATTGAAAGATTCAGAAGCTTCAATAAATAATGCACTACCAAGTTACATGGTAAATAAATTTCGTTTATTATACAAAGATaaactttaatattttacacaATGTAGATGCAAATATGTGTTATTCTTTTAGGAGACTGTAAATAATGATAACCTGATTTCTAACATTGAAAGCCTTAGTATGTTTGAGGATTATATCGATGATACCGTTCGCGTCAAAACTCGCGAAATTGTTGAAGTACCAAAGGATTATATAACTAAGAAGTAAGCGTTCAGGAactgaataattatttactcGTTAATACGCAcaacatataaaaatatttttattgagtctaacaaaaaatatattacagtTTCAGCCTTGTCTTAGACGATTACGAAGATGAGTACGACGATACGTACGACAATCGTGATATACGCGGCAACGCACAAGACAATTCCGTTGAAATAGATTCAAGACCGTTCACTACACCAAGAGttagtatttataaatatataacaCATTTATTACTAACAAGTATTAGTtacaatcatttttaaaacGAGCAATAATTTTAGGTGCTTCTTGGAAAGAAGAAGGTAGAAACTGTAGATGAATCGGAATCAGAGGACGAAGAGACGGCGgtagaaaatggaaaagatCACTTTGTACAGAATCCGGAAGAACTACGTGCTAGAGCTGAACAACGAAGGCAAGCAATGCGAGGCGGAAAATCTACACCAAATGTAACTGGTATGCTTTTTAATTTGCGTACAGCATTTGTGTAGCGCAGTAAAGTGGCGttacaaatattataacaGTTGTTATTATTGCATCATACATAGGTAAACCAAAAGGGCGAGGGCAAGAGAAGAACGTCGTGCACAACAGGCAACAAAAGAATGCCCATAAATCGACGCGAGCTAATCATAATCGTCGTTCTGGTGCTCAGCACAAACGAAATCAAGGAATGATTCCATCTTAAATCTACTTATACTTTTACAATAACAGTGTAAATACTGCCATGTGATAAATACATTCGTACCCATACCTCCATAGTACCTGAACCCCTACACGTCATACTGTATTATTGCTGTAACGATCCTTACGATCTTCAGTGATCTTTAACAATGGTAAGAGCTCTTATTCTATTCATTTGATTAGACACTGCTTGTTGATATTCGTGTTCAGGCATCATAGCGCTAGACGGGGATCCTGAAGCATTTGGAACTGGCATTAAATGTGTAAATAATTGTGTTGTATTTCCATAGTAATCTAACTGTATCATGATTAAAGCATGTACACTAGGCTTAATGTATTCTAATCTCTTATCTAAAAATAAGGGTAGTTCTACAAGTAATTGAGCATGTACAGTCTTTAAATCCTTAGCAGCAGCTTCTTCAGCTCGACGTTCTCTTTCTAATTTCGCAATATGACTAGCGGTTCTATCTTTTTTCTCTTGCAACTTTTTCACGCGATTATAAGAGTATTTCCAAGCAGTTACCAACTCCTCTCGTTTGGCTATTCCTACAGCTATTAAAACAAACTCGTCTCGTAACTTTTTTAAAGGTTCTATAAAAGTTTTCTGACAAAGTACTGCCATTTCTTGCACAGTTTTTCCAACCTGTTACAAACATAAAAATCTTCATTCTGCTCTACATTAAAGGAAAGTATTCTTATAAACGTACCTGTGTTGTGACTGAATGATAATCTTCTACTACTTTTCTAAATTCGTCGCTAAGATGCGCTAAGCCACAAGTTGTCAAATTTAGTGTTAATCTCTGATCTGCTCGATCCAAGTTTACTACAGACTCTATGTaccttttcatttcttttgttAGCTTTCTAATTGTGTCTTCAACacttaaatataaaattgaaaattatataagaatatgtataatatgtaAATACTCTTTAATAATCTGTAGGACAAATTAGATTGCAGTCATTACATACTAAATGAGCTTTTGAACGGCAACATCAAGCTCTCTATCTTCTGTATGAGATAACAAAGGAGGTGCTGGTGTAGGTCTTTGTGtcaaatgatttttctttaaagGATTCCTGTataaatgtaattcaaaattGTCATATTAACTTTTTAGGTTATCAAAACATCTTATGCAATATGACTTACACTTACCACGTcatattctttttataaattaaatcatCATATTATTATCTTTCCTTGATTAAAGTCAGTTTACTTAAAATTatcacaattattaattaaaaaagcatCACACTAATGTACACCATCGATAACGCTTAGCGGCcaagttttaaaaatttgacaACGTTATCTGATAGATGGGATCTTATCGCATGATtttatgacataaaagtaccgTAAAATAGCACTTGTAGTATATCAATTTAATGTTTAAACCTAAATGAAGATAATTATCTAGGCgcttcattaatattcttaataaaaaatggctgaatgctaattaattaattaattgcatACAGTAGAAATAAATAGCAATTCCAAAATTATCGATATACAATATTGCGGTACGATGTAAACATATTGCTGttatattattaacaatttctataattaattatctaaaaatttcaattaacacATACAGAAACTGTTCTATAtctatatatgtgtatatgtatatttacgTGCGGCTGTTTAGTTTCGCGCGCTTTTAAAGTCGTCACATTTATTTCGCAGAACATATTCGTATTCTCTCTTTAGTTCATAATTGTTGAAATAcgtaaataattgaataaaatattttatttcttataaagtatatatattcgaaataaaaatacattattagaatgtgatatttaataacaattcaTAATAGGTAAAATCATAAACCAAGTCAGATTCTACAACATTTAAGCAAATATGAGCTTGTGGGTGGATAAATATCGCCCGACAACACTCGGGAAATTGGATTATCATCAAGAACAAGCAGAATACTTGAGAAATATGGTAATAACTTATATCATAACATTACATGAATTGAAAAGGTTATATGGAAAACGCGCCATTATTTGTTATGAACTTACGTTTTTAACTACCCCAAAgactttatttttatcagttatttttatatcataatTATAGGTAAAAAAAGGTGATTTTCCGCATTTATTAGTGTATGGACCATCAGGTGCAGGAAAGAAAACTCGTATACTATGTATCATAAAAGAATTGTATGGAAATGGAGTTGAGAAGCTGAGGATGGAATCTATGACATTTGAAGTATCTTATATTTgcttttatcaaaatatacaatcttttaattattgattttGTGAATAATTAACATATCTATATTTTTAGACACCATCTAAAAAGAAGCTAGAGATAACAACAATAAGTAGTAACTATCACATTGAGGTAAACCCCAGTGATGTGGGTATATATGATAGAGTTGTAGTAATGGATTTGGTAAAAACTACTGCTCAAACTCATCAAATAGATCCAAGTGGACAAAGAGAATTTAAAGGTAAATATTAAAGTTAAAACTAATACCATTATACAATTGTTTTCATGTTCTTTTAATCATAATAAATTGATATTAGTGGTATTGTTAACTAATGTGGACCAACTTACAAAAGATGCACAGCATGCTCTTAGAAGAACAATGGAAAAGTATGTTGCTACATGTAGACTAATACTTTGTGCAAATTCAACATCACGAGTTTTACCAGCTATTAGATCAAGGTGTTTAGGAATTAGGGTACCAGCTCCAACAGTATCAgatataagaaatattttgtatttaatttgtaAACGTGAAGGTTTAACTTTACCAAATGAATTAGCTACCAGAGTAGCTGAAGCTAGTGGTAGAAATCTTAGAAGAGCGATATTAATGCTTGAAGCTTGTAAGGTTGAACAGTAAGTATGTCCAAATGTCTATGAATGTAATACAAATTTTAGTGTTtcattaattgttttttattaggtaTCCATTTACTGCAGATCAAAAAATTGCAGATCCAGATTGGCAAGTATATATTCGTAATACAGCTAATATGATGGTCAGTGAACAGAGTCCCAAGAAACTTCTTGAAATAAGAAACAGACTTTATGAATTACTTACCCATGCTATACCCTgtgatttaatatttaaaggtCTTTTACAAGaatgtataaaaaattgtgATCTTCAGCTAAAAATTGAAATCGCAACTGTTGCGGCTGAATACGAACATAAAATGCATAGAGGatcaaaatcaatttttcactTGGAAGCATTTGTCGCGCGGTTTATggcaatttataaaaaattcattgatTCATCTCTTGAAGGCTTTgtttaatacattaatttatgtacttacatacattttaaatacaattatgCAAATacaaatttgttaaataagttcttatatttctaaatcatatgtatttattatttataaagtaACTAATAACAATCTGTATTTTTTAGATTTGTTATTCTAATGTTTTACTCtaaattttgtacaatttGTTGGACAAATTGATCTGATAATACAGTTAATTTTCAGTAAAAATTGTATGACAATGTAATTGATGAAACTTACAATGCAGCAAGAAGAACAGCAGCAATTGCAGACAATGCAGTCACTGCGTATCCAGTACTATATACTTCTTTAATTGTAAGGAACATTCCTAAATCCCAAAACTGCAAAGtgtaacaatgaaaatttaaatattaattaatgctAAGAAAGAACTatactaattatttaattattagttGACATCAATCTTTTTAAGATCTATATTACCAAATGACGAAATCCATTGAGTGTATGGTAAGTAGCAGGAAGAGCTAGTAAAGTTTTGCCAACGAAAAGAATAGGAGCTGATAAACCTAAATC from Osmia bicornis bicornis chromosome 10, iOsmBic2.1, whole genome shotgun sequence encodes:
- the LOC114877268 gene encoding bridging integrator 3-like — translated: MTWNPLKKNHLTQRPTPAPPLLSHTEDRELDVAVQKLIYVEDTIRKLTKEMKRYIESVVNLDRADQRLTLNLTTCGLAHLSDEFRKVVEDYHSVTTQVGKTVQEMAVLCQKTFIEPLKKLRDEFVLIAVGIAKREELVTAWKYSYNRVKKLQEKKDRTASHIAKLERERRAEEAAAKDLKTVHAQLLVELPLFLDKRLEYIKPSVHALIMIQLDYYGNTTQLFTHLMPVPNASGSPSSAMMPEHEYQQAVSNQMNRIRALTIVKDH
- the LOC114877258 gene encoding activating signal cointegrator 1 complex subunit 2 — protein: MTENELHENMDPYENPDLLPLEELKLKIKTEGIVGHVNALNKRWASDRYFLHYEAPAIYDDDGTEIMGAKEHWMNIVNYIINDLKWLLSLPYYRFWSNILFNTSIIDVLVSFLQEAPPFYALESFPNCPEMLKLLEALHRYVLMVFTRLVTNKESEEEHMSRPFLGNLLYENYIFTVPIILDLCQLYGRENEKIIGKLLNCLFTLEPRYNIDLQGAVPCFIEALENVERKFDNYSTGYTNEAVSLSERYRPTPKLTLCNLEDMTLYVLDISSTISIFLKNHPPAVSIFHTEDFMNKIVSIYGNTIPEMYKTLDKLAYNEENMPKYMELKHRLDVTRIELLNLYRVIIYEPVLNTHENLNTISEAEIKERMDDYINLLANASSEKEFITDYDRFYPVQQDLMMLLNICPEFDKIKYDYVLQSVNVVTGKSSTSPVTLSNNVNEAVAGPSGVTRQAITSNNTNSSNKKKMSIKEDSVKLVSLISEVKDILCNLDERFIELCLDHYDYNAASVINAVLEETLPPELQKLKDSEASINNALPSYMETVNNDNLISNIESLSMFEDYIDDTVRVKTREIVEVPKDYITKNFSLVLDDYEDEYDDTYDNRDIRGNAQDNSVEIDSRPFTTPRVLLGKKKVETVDESESEDEETAVENGKDHFVQNPEELRARAEQRRQAMRGGKSTPNVTGKPKGRGQEKNVVHNRQQKNAHKSTRANHNRRSGAQHKRNQGMIPS
- the LOC114877264 gene encoding replication factor C subunit 3, with product MSLWVDKYRPTTLGKLDYHQEQAEYLRNMVKKGDFPHLLVYGPSGAGKKTRILCIIKELYGNGVEKLRMESMTFETPSKKKLEITTISSNYHIEVNPSDVGIYDRVVVMDLVKTTAQTHQIDPSGQREFKVVLLTNVDQLTKDAQHALRRTMEKYVATCRLILCANSTSRVLPAIRSRCLGIRVPAPTVSDIRNILYLICKREGLTLPNELATRVAEASGRNLRRAILMLEACKVEQYPFTADQKIADPDWQVYIRNTANMMVSEQSPKKLLEIRNRLYELLTHAIPCDLIFKGLLQECIKNCDLQLKIEIATVAAEYEHKMHRGSKSIFHLEAFVARFMAIYKKFIDSSLEGFV